The DNA window TTCCTAGTAGTCCTCCCAAATGAGTTTTTTACTCAGTCGACTACCTTCAGCCAGCAGCATTTCGTCCTCCGGCTCCCGGATGTCCTCCAATCGCTGCAGGACTTGCGGCACGCGGGCCAGATGTGTTCTTTCTGAAATAGAATATTGCTTTAGAATATGAAAACTCAAGTCAAggaaagaaaaatcaaaaacaaattattaataatagtTTCTAATCTACTATGCATGCATTAAACCCTATCTCTTGATACATCTTTAAATCACTAATCCTTTGAAACCCTCTCGAATATtataacaattttataatGCTCACCCAGTTCCTCGGATATAGAGGTTATTTTTGCCAATGGATGGTTGTATTCCTCCATGTCTGCCATGCTAAAGGTGCCTGAAATTTAGTCcgttttgaatttgttttccTATTGAAacgaaaagtatttttttgtGCGACTGGAAACGCGATCTGATGGGGAAGGCAGTGCCTGCCTGGGAATCGATATAGATGTTCGATACTTTGATTCCGCCATTCGACTGTCTATTCTACTCGATGTCCCTTTTCGCCTGGCGCGCAGTTCATTGAAAtacattgtgtgtgtgtgtgccaatTATTACGCCTGATTTAATAAACTCAATGAGGCTCTTAACTGCTCTAAGTGGCTGCTAATCGTTTTGGGCAACGAAAAAAGGCCAGTGGATggcgaaatggaaatgaaattgtGCGACACTTCAAACGGAATGGACGACAATTGGAGCTCCCAgcaccagctccagctccaactcaCCGAATCGAGGAGAAGACAGTCATTCAGTCTTCACTGCCATCCGGCATCTTCTGTCTGGTCTCGTCTCGTCTGCCGAAGGAGCCTGATTCTCGCTAAAACccaccggaaacggaaacgcgCCGCAAATTGCAAAGTTTGAGCAGCAGCACTCGGCTGTGCTGTGTGCTCgggaaaattaatttcatcttCGATTCTAGCATTCTGCGGCGGGAAATTGGCAGCAATTTTCTTTGCACTCTTCGCATTTCCTTGCGATTATAATAAATGCGAATTTCCTCGGCCATTTCCTCAGCTGTGCAACTGCTgcgaatataattttttatataaaaaatgagGCGTGGCTTGACGCGAAAGTCCTTTGTTTGAATAGCCGTCCGCATTCATGAACTCATATTTCGATGAGCGGAGCCATTTTTTTTCCAGCTTCGTCCTGCCGAggattttggttttatttttttgccgcTTTCTGCATGAGCAGTTTCAAGGACATGACCGAGAATTCAAGTGCGCGGCACTTGAAATAACAGAGAAGTATCTAGGAGAGAAAGGGCCAGTCGAACAATAAGGCAGTGTGAAACTGTCATTTGTGCAGTGGAAAGTAGAGTTAAATCAGGCGCATAATTACCAGGACTCACGTgtgagcatgtgtgtgtgagtgggctTAGGACATGTGAAAAGGTGAAAGGTCGAGGGGATAAGCAGTGCGAATGTGTGTGGGATTCGAGGGGTTTTCGAATGCGGCAGCTTATTCAAATTGCTAAATGCTCGCCTTATTTGTGCTAATTTGTGGGCAATTTTCTAATGGCTACTTTTCACACATAATACGCGCTGCGTGCTAAAGTGTTTCTTAAGCCAAAGATCTCGCTGAGCTGTAGCCAACGCTTCAGAAACGATTCAGCAACTGGCAAAGTACTTGAGATAATGCTACTTCGTTTCGTTGCCAATCCAAAAAGGTAATCCTCCTGCACGGCGGTCGTATGCTCTTGGGTTTTCTTATTTTGGGGAGGTCAGCAGGATAACCAGCATACCCCAGATGGAACCAGGTCTATTAGAGTCAATTAGCGAGCGATTATATTCACTGGCCGGTCGGTCCATCCCCCATTTCAATCAGCCCTCCTGCATCGCTTTAAAGTCATTCAAAAAATTTGCACATAAATTGCGTAAAgtgcacatttttattttgcgtttttgttCTGCCCTAACACGTTTACACGGCCTCGTCGAGGTCCTGGCTTCCTCGGCCAGAggtcctgtttctgtttctgttgctcttgctcttgctcttgGTGTTGCCGTGTTCCTGTGTTCCAATGGGCTGCACCCTTTTGCCTGTTCGTAAACGGCAATCACCCCCCAATAAATGTCCttgcatatatatgtgtgtgtgtgtgaatgcaTCACCATCACCCCTTTATGTCTGTGTGAGTGGGCTGTGAGCCGGCTTTTCTCCGCTCCTTTatcgtttattttttatttggtcaGAAAAAGCGAACATTGTCAGCCCAA is part of the Drosophila yakuba strain Tai18E2 chromosome 2R, Prin_Dyak_Tai18E2_2.1, whole genome shotgun sequence genome and encodes:
- the LOC6530729 gene encoding uncharacterized protein LOC6530729; protein product: MADMEEYNHPLAKITSISEELERTHLARVPQVLQRLEDIREPEDEMLLAEGSRLSKKLIWEDY